TTGTACGTACTCATCAAATTCCAACATGGTCACATTAAAATGGTAAAAGAGTCGAATGAAGTTCGGTAATATTAATAACAGGATTAGAAAAACTATTTTTTGGTAGGTAGATCGGAGTACTTTTGTATAAAATAAAAAGGCAAATGGCATCGCAATGTAAAACTGCTCTTCCATTGATAAAGACCAACCATGGACCATAATTCTTTTTGGGAAATAATTAGATATATAAGCAAAATCAGTCCACCAAAAGGATAATTTCAACTTCAGGTCAACCAACCCTTCTACAAATTGTCCGGTGACCAGTGTTCCTTCACTTTTTTTAACAACCGCTGCCATTATGAGGATGGTAATAGATAAGATGACGTAAAAGGCAGGGAAAATACGCAAAGACCTTTTGATAACAAAGTTCTTCCAACTCACCCAAAAATTAGCTCTTTCCAATTCCCTAGAAAAAGAAGTAGAAACTAAAAAAGCACTGATGACAAAAAAGAGACTCATTAAGAATTCAACATTTTGTGCATTTGGTAAGTAAGCTGCAAACTGAATAGGGAAAAAATCTATGGAAAATGCAAAACAATGAAATAAAATGACAAGGTAACAGCTAAGAGCTCTGATTCCATATAACTCATTGATCTCTTTATTATTTTTCTTAAAAATTTCTAGAAAATATTCTTTCATATTGTGATTATATTGGCATACTTTACTTTGGTTTCAATTGAAATCAATCGATTATTACAAAAGATCATTTCAAACAATTCTTAATTGATATTAGGTAAAAAAATAGATGTTGATCATACGAAAATTACAACAATACAAATCCGGTTTTCAATGGGTTGGCTTCTTTGTTGTTGTTTTTTATGCCATTCAATTTACTTCACCAAAGTATTCTTATTTCCAAGACAGCCATGACAAATTGGTCCAAACTTATTCGGTATGGAAAAATGACTTTAAAACCGACCAATTATATTACCCAGCCTATCAATTCGATTCAAAATTAGTTTACTTTCATCTGGTTAACAATTTATACTTAAAAGTTAATGAAAGATTAGTGAGTGCCTTTCCAATTCAATTTGCTTATCTCCTGGCACCTTTTTTAATCTTCCTCCATCCATCGCAGATGGTATATACTTCCCTCTTATTTTTATTTTCGTCTTTTTATATTCTAAGAAAATATTACAAGTTTTCATTTTTATTTTTATGGTTTAGTTTCTTTTCTACATTCCTATGGCCACTCAGTTGGGAGTATTCTGAATTTCCTGCAGTCTTTTGTTTTGCTACGTTATGTTTATTACCAGTTCTAAAACACAAACGAAACATTCTTTTTCAAATTCTTTGTGGATTAGGTCTCTCCTGGGTTGTGATGGTTCGTTTAGACACACTCCCCTTTTTATTCTCTTTTTTATTCTTTTATTTTTATTTCCACTGGAAAGAAACGGATACTAAATCTTTTGCAAAAGAAGTTATATCTTTACAATTTTTCTTTCTCGCTGGGATTATTGGAATTTTGATTCAGTTCTTAATAAACCAAACATTATACCAACATTTTTTAGGAACTCGTTTCCTTGCCAACGCACAAGGTTTAACTGTTAGTTTTGATGAAAGATTACGCTGGTTCCAAACTTTGTTATTTTATTCTGATAAAAAAATTGGATTTTTTCTCTATTTACCACTTTCCATTTTAGTAATTGGTTTTTACAAAAAGTACTTTCACTCGATTGAAAAAAGAAAAAAAGCATTGTTCGTTGCAATGAACATTACCTTACTTACAATCCCATTTTTAGCTCCCAATGATGGATTTAATAATTGGGGACCAAGATTTTATACAATTTTAATTTTACCTTATTTAATTCTATTTAAACCAATTCTAACGTTGATACTCCGCAGAAAAAGGTTCTTTTTCCTTTCGATCTTTTTATTCTTTACCTTGTTTTCTGTTATGTTAGGATTTCTTGGAGCAAAAATCCAAAAGTCCAAAACAAGTTTGTTGAAAAATTTCCAAACAATAACAAATGAAATCAAACCAGATGTCTTTGTTTTCACAGACTATTTAAATATTTATTCTATTGGAAGTGATTATACAAAACAAATTACCTTAGTTTCTTATTCAACTGAATCTAATACTAAATTAATACGATTGCTTAGAAAGGAATTACCAAACAAAAAAATTGCATTCGTTGATTGGCATCCAACAATCCTAACTCCTGAAATCAGGCAGGCAATGGATGCCGATAAAATAAAAGGAAATTATCCCGTTTCCCATTGGGACGTGAACCAATTGGAAACTGATTTAAAACCAAACACAAAAGACTATCAAATCATCGATAGGCAGATGTACCGGATCTGGACAGGAATCATAAAATAAGGAGAAAAAAAATGGATTTAATACTTCGAAAGAATTCGATTCAATATGTATTTTATCTTATATTTATTTTAGGCCTACAATTTTATCTATCCGCAAAAGATAGTTTTATATCCGATTCACTAGCAAAAGCATTTCAAATTGAGACTGTAAAATCATCTTCACATACAATCCATTACCCAGCGAAATCCATTGATCCTGAGTTCAACTACCATCCAGTGACTTTTTTAATCAAAAATAAAGGTGAATTGAAGTCTGTATTCTCTGAAACCTTTGCTTTCCTTTATGGGAAAATTTTTTACTTTTTTCCAACAAAAACAATGATTTATTTCAATGGAATTTTCCTTCTCCTAAGTATTTTTATTTTAAACACGTTTGGAAAAATTAAAGTTCAAATCTCAGCAATCGTTTTTAGTACTTCTGTAATCCTAACACAAGTAATTGATTTATCAGAAGTTCCAATTACAATATTACTTGGAAGTATTTCTTATACGATTTGGGCAAAAGCAATCCTGGAAGAAAATTTACTTTATTTTAGTTTAAGTGTATTTTTAAGTATTTGTTTAAGTTTTTTTCGATTGGAATTTTTAATTTTATCCTGTTTAATATATTCTTTATCAATACCACTTATTTATAAAATGAAACAGAAAAAAGGGATTATGATTTTTAGTTTCTTTTTTCTCATTCCTATTTTATATTTTTTATTTTGGAATTATAAAGAATATGGTCACCCATTTGGGATCAGGTATTTATATAATTTTACTGCAGATCATTATTTCGCCAAAGAAAATCGGTTTTATAATTTAATCAAAATTTTATTTACTGGGTTACCTGAAAAAGGTTTTAAATTTGGACTATTTTTTATCTCACCTTATTTCGTTTATGTCCTAATTAAATACCGAAGTTTTTTATTTTCATTCAAACAACTCCAACCGCTTCATTACCATCTTACTGTCTTTATCGTATATCCTATAATGATTGCAATTAGCGCCCCTAATGACGGGATTACAATCACTGCTCGTTATGCCTTATTTACAATGATACCTGGAATTTTTATTATCTCTCAGTTTTGGGAAAAATTAAAAAAAGACAAAGTTTTTATTTCGTTTATCGTATTTTCAATTTTTGTCAATCTATTGATCCTGAAGGTATCGAAAGAAAGTTTCAAAATGATTCGAAAAATAAATCAATTGTATGAAAACTTCAATGCAGATTTGTGGGTATTTTATGACCAAAACATATCAGAAACAGCAGGACTAAAATTAGTAAACCAACCAAGTATCTCTTTTGGAAATTTTTCAGATCCAATCCGAACAACCAATTTATTCAAAAGAATGGAAGATAATAAAATCAAAAGTATTTATATATTCGATTTTTCTAAAGTTGTACCAAATGCATATATGAATTTAAAAAGAGAAGTTGAACTAAATAGCGACAATTTTTTTAAACTATTTAGAAACAATAAGTATACATGTGGTGCCTATACTGAAGTTCAATTTATTGGCTATAGAAAATGCGATTTAAATCTTTAAATTAACTTACCTTGATTTTTTAAATTTTGGGAGATCCCCTTTCACGAATTCAACAACATATAATGGTCTATTTTTAGATTCTTCAAAGATTCGTGCGATGTATTCTCCCAAAATTCCTATAGATATCAAGATAGAACCACCGATCAAACAAATTAAAGTAACAATGGTCGCCCAACCAGGATTATAAACAATAGGCATCTGTAATATAAAATGTTGGAAGGCACGGAAAAGTGCATAAACACCAACCGCAAATCCAACTAAGGCCACAACGATCCCAAGACCTAAACTAAAACGTAAAGGTAATGGAGAAAAAGAGACTGCTGCATTCATCGCAAGTTTTAGCATTTTTTGCAATGGATATTTTGTTTCGCCCGCCACTCTTGCATCACGTTTATAAAAAACTGGCGTTTGCGGAAATCCAATCCAGGCATTCATCCCTCGTAGAAAACGGTGATTTTCTCTTAGACCATTCAATGCATCCAAACACCTTCTTGAAATTAAACGGAAATCACCTGAATCCAAAGGTAAGTCTTTATGGACTAAAATTTTCATTAAACGATAAAAAGCCCACGCAGTCACTTTTTTAAACCATGACTCTCCAGAACGTGTGATCCTTTGTCCATATACAACGTCATATCCTTCCCGGTACTTTTCCAACATTTCAAAAATAACTTCAGGAGGGTCTTGTAAGTCTGCATCCATTATGACAATAGCATCACCTGCTGCATGATCCATTCCTGCAGTAACTGCAATTTGGTGCCCAAAATTTCTAGATAAACTCAAAATTTTGATTCGTTTGTCTTCCTTTGACCAATCCACAAGCTCAAAAATTGTATTATCATGGCTTCCATCATTTACAAGGATCACTTCTGATTTCGTAGGTAAACTTTTTAAAAATAAAGTTATCCTTTCTCGTAAATGTGGAAGAACTGATTCCTCATTATAACAAGGAATAACGATCGACATTAATTTTGGGTAATTGCGTTTTTCTAAATAGTATTTCATTTACTTGGGCTTGCTTTATTTATTTCAATTAATTTTAACTGGCTTCACTAGTTTCTCTTTTAGTCTCAAAAACGGTAATTCAATTATCAAATAAACAAACCATGATACTAAAAAAGTTACAACAATTACAAGAAAAAAAGCATATAATACAGAAACCATATCCTGCCTTTTTAAAATCATAGGAGAAATTTTAGAAGCTACGATAGGTATAACAATAATGTGCCACAAATATGCAGTATAACCCAATCTAGCAAATGGTCGGAAAAATTTAGAACTTAAAAAATTCCTTAAACCATTTATAAAAAAAGAGAAATACATTAATATTCCAAAACCAATTGAAACTAATGTTGGGCGAAAGACAATGGCAAACGCACCCCCTGAGTCAATTTGATGCATCCAAACAACT
The sequence above is a segment of the Leptospira sp. WS39.C2 genome. Coding sequences within it:
- a CDS encoding glycosyltransferase family 2 protein, which translates into the protein MKYYLEKRNYPKLMSIVIPCYNEESVLPHLRERITLFLKSLPTKSEVILVNDGSHDNTIFELVDWSKEDKRIKILSLSRNFGHQIAVTAGMDHAAGDAIVIMDADLQDPPEVIFEMLEKYREGYDVVYGQRITRSGESWFKKVTAWAFYRLMKILVHKDLPLDSGDFRLISRRCLDALNGLRENHRFLRGMNAWIGFPQTPVFYKRDARVAGETKYPLQKMLKLAMNAAVSFSPLPLRFSLGLGIVVALVGFAVGVYALFRAFQHFILQMPIVYNPGWATIVTLICLIGGSILISIGILGEYIARIFEESKNRPLYVVEFVKGDLPKFKKSR